One Bacillus sp. 1780r2a1 DNA segment encodes these proteins:
- a CDS encoding MBL fold metallo-hydrolase, with protein sequence MDMEMQGSPSTERFIPVTSVANGKGVEVAPDIYSYTTQIVNVCFLGNPEHENEFVLVDAGMPDSAPMILKAIEDRFGVGAQPKAIVLTHAHFDHIGSIIDLVDKWNVPVYAHELEMPYLTGQKNYPLPDSTVEGGLVAKLSPLFPTEAINLGMHVQALPKDGSIPSLSNWKWIHTPGHTPGHISLFRHQDQALIAGDAFVTTKQEYLLDVLKQELEISGPPRYLTTDWSAARLSVEKLHSLQPKLAVTGHGQPVSETWLAENLLMLVKDFDRIAIPDHGRYVEE encoded by the coding sequence ATGGATATGGAAATGCAAGGTAGTCCATCTACTGAGCGATTTATTCCAGTAACATCTGTAGCTAATGGCAAAGGAGTGGAGGTAGCTCCTGATATTTATAGTTATACCACCCAGATTGTAAACGTTTGCTTTTTGGGCAACCCGGAACATGAGAATGAATTTGTGTTAGTGGATGCAGGAATGCCAGATTCGGCTCCGATGATTTTAAAGGCAATTGAAGACCGGTTCGGTGTGGGTGCTCAGCCCAAGGCAATCGTTTTGACACATGCTCATTTCGATCATATTGGCTCTATTATTGACCTAGTTGATAAGTGGAACGTTCCTGTCTATGCTCACGAGTTGGAAATGCCTTATTTGACAGGTCAAAAAAATTATCCACTACCGGATAGTACAGTAGAGGGGGGGCTTGTAGCCAAATTATCTCCTCTATTTCCTACTGAAGCCATTAATCTAGGAATGCATGTTCAAGCTCTTCCAAAAGACGGCTCAATTCCCAGTCTATCTAATTGGAAGTGGATTCACACACCAGGTCACACGCCAGGGCATATTTCGTTGTTTCGACATCAAGACCAGGCTTTAATTGCTGGAGATGCGTTTGTTACAACAAAGCAAGAGTACCTTTTAGATGTTTTAAAGCAAGAGCTAGAAATTAGTGGACCACCTCGCTATTTAACTACGGACTGGTCAGCGGCAAGGCTGTCTGTTGAAAAGCTTCACTCATTACAACCAAAATTAGCAGTAACGGGTCATGGACAACCAGTTTCGGAAACATGGCTAGCTGAAAACCTGTTGATGTTAGTAAAAGATTTTGATCGAATTGCAATTCCTGACCATGGTCGTTATGTTGAAGAATAA
- a CDS encoding LLM class flavin-dependent oxidoreductase has product MKLSILDQSPIRIGQEPQHALVESVELAKAADRLGYTRYWMSEHHDLKGLASSAPEVMLSYIGAQTKRIRLGSGAVLLPYYKPYKVAEVYNTLSTMLPGRIDVGLGRAPGGGTDVMTTLSDNFLQQAFNMPALVEELLHFLQYKERVDTTTLKAAPLPLVPPVPWILGTSKKSALLAAKYGMPYAFGQFMSAKDPGEVLHEYRMNFQPHQAQHHPKALLTVSVICAETDEKAKELALSAIAWNIQSERGENKAGLLPIREAKEYIDKLKDSQVKAEIEKKILIGSPRTIKHKLKSMQDAYQVDEFMIVTFIPSLEERLQSYTLLANEIINKKTS; this is encoded by the coding sequence ATGAAGCTTAGCATACTCGATCAATCACCAATAAGAATAGGTCAAGAACCTCAACATGCGCTAGTTGAATCTGTGGAGCTTGCAAAAGCAGCAGATAGACTGGGATATACGCGTTATTGGATGTCTGAGCATCATGATTTAAAGGGATTAGCAAGCTCTGCGCCCGAAGTCATGCTTAGCTATATTGGTGCACAAACAAAGAGAATTCGTCTTGGCTCTGGAGCCGTTTTGTTACCATATTACAAACCGTATAAAGTAGCGGAAGTGTACAATACACTTTCAACGATGCTTCCGGGTCGCATTGACGTTGGCTTAGGTAGAGCGCCAGGAGGCGGAACGGACGTAATGACGACTCTTTCAGATAACTTTCTACAGCAAGCGTTTAATATGCCTGCTTTAGTAGAAGAGTTACTTCATTTTCTACAGTATAAAGAAAGAGTTGATACCACTACCTTAAAAGCAGCTCCTTTACCTTTGGTTCCGCCTGTACCGTGGATTCTTGGAACAAGCAAAAAGAGCGCATTATTAGCAGCTAAGTACGGCATGCCGTATGCATTTGGACAATTTATGAGCGCTAAAGACCCAGGAGAGGTTTTACACGAGTACCGCATGAACTTTCAGCCTCATCAAGCACAGCATCACCCAAAAGCTTTGTTGACTGTATCTGTTATTTGTGCAGAAACAGATGAAAAGGCCAAAGAACTTGCCCTTAGCGCGATAGCCTGGAATATTCAAAGTGAAAGAGGAGAGAATAAAGCGGGCCTTCTGCCGATTCGAGAAGCAAAGGAATATATCGATAAATTGAAAGATAGTCAGGTTAAAGCAGAGATTGAAAAGAAAATACTGATTGGTTCGCCAAGGACAATCAAGCATAAGCTTAAATCTATGCAGGATGCTTATCAAGTTGATGAGTTTATGATTGTTACATTCATTCCATCTCTTGAAGAGCGGCTTCAGTCTTATACATTGCTAGCTAATGAAATAATTAACAAAAAAACTTCCTGA
- a CDS encoding Zn-dependent hydrolase: protein MQRQKLVINGKRLKQELEAFAEYGKTAHNGVTRLSLSKEDRLVRDYFCECCKKLGMTVKIDDMGSIYATLQGVEDKPPIVMGSHLDTVKKGGRFDGVLGVVAGLELVRTLVENNVKPKVPIMIVNFTNEEGARFEPSMMASGVLSGKFDKQTMLKKQDVEGTTFEQALAASGYEGDIINRLTEASAFLELHIEQGPVLESENLSIGVVECVLGMVCYEIKITGESDHAGTTPMKMRKDALFATNTIIQKAREKLSQIDEELVFTIGRLNVLPNIHTVIPNQVIFTIEARHKDMNILGEVEEIIKNLSSLVAAEGCMMQATKQWGRDTVWFDEKVCGVIEKATQNLTYSYKRMVSGAGHDAQFIASYIPTGMIFVPSLNGKSHCEEEFTDWKQCEQGVNVLLESVMQLLE from the coding sequence TTGCAAAGACAAAAATTAGTAATAAACGGTAAACGGTTAAAACAAGAGCTTGAAGCATTTGCTGAGTATGGAAAAACAGCTCATAACGGCGTTACAAGGCTATCTCTATCTAAGGAAGATCGACTGGTACGTGATTATTTCTGTGAATGCTGTAAGAAGTTAGGCATGACGGTTAAAATTGATGATATGGGATCTATCTATGCAACTTTACAGGGAGTTGAAGATAAGCCACCTATTGTCATGGGTTCTCATCTCGATACGGTAAAAAAAGGTGGCCGCTTCGATGGCGTACTAGGAGTGGTTGCAGGGTTAGAGCTTGTAAGAACTCTTGTAGAGAACAACGTTAAGCCGAAAGTTCCTATTATGATTGTGAATTTTACAAACGAGGAGGGAGCTAGATTTGAACCTTCAATGATGGCTTCAGGGGTTTTGTCTGGAAAATTTGATAAACAGACCATGTTGAAGAAACAAGATGTGGAAGGAACAACCTTTGAGCAAGCTTTAGCAGCAAGTGGTTATGAAGGCGATATTATAAATCGCTTAACAGAAGCTTCTGCATTTTTGGAGCTACATATTGAACAAGGACCTGTATTGGAAAGCGAAAACCTCTCAATTGGAGTAGTGGAGTGCGTTCTTGGGATGGTTTGCTATGAAATTAAAATTACAGGTGAATCAGATCACGCAGGTACTACACCAATGAAAATGAGAAAAGATGCGCTTTTTGCCACTAATACAATTATCCAAAAAGCACGTGAAAAACTAAGCCAAATAGATGAAGAACTCGTCTTTACGATAGGACGTCTGAACGTTTTACCAAATATTCATACCGTCATTCCAAATCAAGTTATTTTTACCATTGAAGCTAGGCATAAGGATATGAATATTCTTGGAGAAGTAGAAGAAATAATTAAAAACCTATCTTCTCTAGTAGCAGCGGAAGGCTGTATGATGCAAGCAACAAAACAATGGGGACGAGATACCGTATGGTTTGATGAGAAAGTATGTGGAGTTATTGAGAAAGCAACGCAAAACCTAACGTATTCGTACAAACGAATGGTAAGCGGAGCGGGTCACGATGCGCAATTTATTGCTAGCTATATACCGACGGGGATGATTTTTGTACCAAGCTTGAATGGGAAAAGTCATTGCGAGGAAGAGTTTACTGATTGGAAGCAGTGTGAACAAGGCGTAAATGTATTATTAGAATCGGTGATGCAGCTACTAGAATAG
- a CDS encoding IseA DL-endopeptidase inhibitor family protein, with the protein MKKFKLVLMTMALFFTMTAGATAATTSATLSNNQAIKIAADANARYWNTLHGYKQKACTQKAFTYKGTYYSYVCNEFDTKQKVTSYLSGVYTNSAINAGLSKYAFITHNGKLARPVGDGGNMLEWNKAKVKLTYQRSDVRSYEFTVPDVEGGTVKRTVTFYKSGSTWKVNKFDAVQ; encoded by the coding sequence ATGAAAAAATTTAAACTAGTTCTAATGACAATGGCTCTTTTCTTTACAATGACTGCAGGTGCTACAGCCGCAACAACGTCAGCAACCCTATCAAATAACCAAGCTATTAAAATTGCAGCGGATGCAAATGCTCGCTATTGGAATACTTTACACGGATACAAACAAAAAGCTTGTACACAAAAAGCATTTACTTATAAAGGCACTTATTATTCTTATGTTTGCAACGAATTTGATACAAAACAAAAAGTTACTTCTTACTTAAGTGGAGTTTATACAAATAGCGCAATTAATGCAGGACTATCAAAATACGCTTTTATTACACACAACGGTAAATTGGCTCGTCCAGTTGGTGATGGTGGCAACATGCTAGAGTGGAATAAGGCTAAAGTAAAATTAACATATCAACGTTCTGATGTACGCTCTTACGAATTCACTGTTCCTGACGTGGAAGGTGGTACTGTAAAACGTACCGTCACATTCTATAAATCAGGATCTACATGGAAAGTAAATAAATTCGATGCTGTACAATAA
- a CDS encoding GNAT family N-acetyltransferase, whose product MAYITTNRLPAFHQFAYLHEVSGLKKSKKASYTKEQLYEAVCNSFYTFSIYDDNQLIAFGRMISDGIYQALICDVMVDPSYQKKGLGKQIINGLISKCNERGIESIQLFAVKGKGQFYKKLGFQERDAEAPGMSLVQ is encoded by the coding sequence ATGGCTTACATAACAACAAATCGATTGCCTGCGTTTCATCAATTTGCATATCTTCATGAAGTGAGTGGCTTAAAGAAAAGTAAAAAAGCAAGCTATACGAAAGAGCAGCTTTACGAAGCAGTGTGCAATAGCTTTTATACTTTTTCCATTTATGATGATAATCAATTAATTGCGTTTGGTCGAATGATTTCAGATGGTATATATCAAGCTTTAATTTGTGACGTGATGGTAGACCCAAGTTATCAAAAAAAAGGGTTAGGAAAACAGATTATTAACGGACTTATAAGTAAATGTAATGAAAGAGGAATTGAATCCATTCAACTTTTTGCTGTAAAAGGGAAAGGGCAGTTTTATAAAAAACTTGGGTTCCAAGAGCGGGATGCAGAAGCACCTGGCATGTCGTTAGTACAATAA
- a CDS encoding YkvR family protein encodes MINEVWLNDKEFVVRHFQEKEEQEKRYITFEFDVTSEAYHDVTTLLYKNKFYVRIPAKKESFVAVIHTYFTSVTNLYKENQIGTFTLTLAEEQPR; translated from the coding sequence ATGATAAATGAAGTATGGCTAAACGACAAAGAGTTTGTAGTTCGACATTTTCAAGAAAAGGAAGAACAAGAAAAACGCTATATTACATTTGAATTTGACGTAACAAGTGAAGCGTATCATGATGTTACAACTTTATTATATAAAAATAAATTTTATGTTCGTATTCCGGCCAAAAAGGAGTCTTTTGTGGCTGTCATTCACACATACTTTACATCAGTTACAAACTTATACAAGGAAAATCAAATAGGAACGTTTACCTTAACTCTTGCTGAGGAGCAACCTAGATGA
- a CDS encoding amino acid permease, producing MSCGSQVQGELKWWQLSLLGVGCTIGTGYFLGSSIAIKYTGPSVLIAFLLAACGTFIVFEALAKMSAKDPQEGSFRSYAKKAHGRWAGFSSGWVYWSSEMMIMGSQLTALSIFTRFWFPHLPLWVFASIYAVLGIVAVAIGTKGFERLENIFAVIKVAAIFMFIILACLAVFGFLDDGAKEGLPNGLSGFFPKGAIGLWGALLYAFYAFGGIEVMGIMTMRLKDKKDAAKAGAVMLLLLVSIYVISLALVIYMVPFQVLHENESPFVTALETYKLPFFPHVFNGAMIIAGFSTMAASFFSVTKMIITLSKEGDAPALFSKQKSKKMEFPLPAILLTTCGLIISIVLSLLLPGKIYEYITTAAGLMLLYNWFFILISRQKLLKLSVGDKIKQIVGMILIVLAVSGTLLHSSSRPGFYVSIGFLLIIALVILKLRPQWKKEEKEATH from the coding sequence TTGAGCTGCGGAAGTCAAGTTCAAGGAGAGTTAAAATGGTGGCAATTATCTTTACTTGGCGTAGGTTGTACGATTGGAACGGGTTACTTTCTAGGATCAAGCATTGCGATTAAATACACAGGGCCTTCTGTATTAATTGCGTTTTTACTAGCTGCATGCGGTACGTTTATTGTATTTGAAGCTCTTGCTAAAATGAGTGCAAAAGACCCTCAAGAAGGTTCGTTTCGCTCGTATGCTAAAAAAGCACATGGTAGATGGGCTGGTTTCAGTAGCGGCTGGGTATACTGGAGTTCTGAAATGATGATTATGGGAAGTCAGTTAACGGCTTTATCTATTTTCACACGATTTTGGTTTCCTCATCTTCCTCTCTGGGTGTTTGCATCCATTTATGCAGTGTTAGGAATCGTAGCTGTAGCTATTGGTACAAAAGGGTTTGAACGCTTAGAAAACATCTTTGCCGTTATAAAGGTAGCTGCAATCTTTATGTTTATTATATTGGCCTGCTTAGCTGTATTTGGTTTTTTAGATGATGGTGCTAAGGAAGGGTTGCCAAACGGACTCAGTGGTTTTTTTCCAAAAGGAGCTATCGGTCTCTGGGGAGCGTTATTATACGCTTTTTATGCTTTTGGAGGAATTGAAGTAATGGGCATTATGACAATGCGATTAAAGGATAAAAAAGATGCAGCCAAAGCGGGAGCTGTTATGCTCTTACTACTTGTGAGTATCTATGTTATCTCTCTAGCTTTGGTAATTTATATGGTGCCTTTTCAAGTGCTTCATGAAAACGAGAGTCCCTTTGTTACAGCTTTAGAAACGTATAAGCTACCATTTTTCCCTCATGTTTTTAATGGAGCAATGATTATTGCTGGATTTTCTACGATGGCAGCATCTTTCTTTTCAGTGACAAAAATGATTATTACGCTGTCCAAAGAAGGAGATGCACCTGCTTTATTTTCAAAACAAAAATCAAAAAAAATGGAGTTTCCTTTACCAGCAATTTTATTGACAACATGTGGATTAATTATTTCAATTGTTCTTTCGCTGCTACTACCAGGGAAAATCTATGAATACATTACGACAGCAGCTGGTCTTATGCTACTATATAATTGGTTTTTTATTTTAATTTCCCGACAAAAGCTACTCAAATTAAGTGTAGGAGATAAAATTAAGCAAATTGTAGGAATGATTCTCATTGTATTAGCAGTATCTGGTACGCTCTTACACTCATCAAGCAGACCAGGTTTCTATGTGAGTATAGGATTTCTTCTTATTATTGCGCTTGTCATTTTAAAACTAAGACCTCAATGGAAGAAGGAAGAGAAAGAAGCTACTCATTAA
- a CDS encoding MATE family efflux transporter: MTAVEVKKGSGEKLNLFFLTWPIFLEVFLFMLMGIADTFMLSALSDDAVSGVGAANQYLHIAILILEVIGNGAAIVVAQYIGSKRYMEAARISALAVTMNLIVGLVISGFFLLSARSMMAAMNLQGEVLSYAQSYLAIVGGAIFLQAIINSLAAIIRVHGFTKQAMFVSLGMNLFHIVGNYLLIFGKFGFPEMGVQGAAISTVVSRLLALIVFFWLLYQVMEYKVKVQYYLSLSKEYVGKILKIGLPSAFEQVMYQGCQIVFLYYATYLGSESLAARQYATNISMFIYLFAIAIGIGTSIIVGRLVGGNEKDEAYTRVWHSVKWAVGVTLGMVVLVISFRTKLMSLFTDNEQIITLGATVLMLSIVLETGRTMNIVLINSLRAAGDAKYPLFIGLFSMVLMSLPLGYFFVFHLDMGLAGIWLAIAADEWTRAVIMFFRWKSRAWENHALVNHEQTEPVQA; encoded by the coding sequence ATGACCGCTGTTGAGGTCAAAAAGGGTTCTGGAGAAAAGCTAAATCTCTTCTTTTTAACATGGCCTATTTTTTTAGAAGTTTTTCTTTTTATGCTGATGGGAATTGCCGATACGTTTATGCTAAGTGCGCTTTCCGATGACGCAGTATCAGGAGTAGGGGCAGCAAATCAATACCTACATATTGCTATTTTGATTTTGGAGGTAATTGGTAATGGTGCGGCGATTGTAGTTGCTCAGTACATCGGTTCCAAGCGCTATATGGAAGCTGCAAGAATATCTGCTTTAGCTGTTACCATGAATTTAATTGTTGGGTTAGTCATTAGCGGTTTCTTTTTACTATCTGCACGCAGTATGATGGCGGCCATGAACTTGCAAGGTGAAGTGTTGAGCTATGCACAAAGCTACTTAGCGATTGTTGGTGGAGCAATTTTCTTACAGGCAATTATTAATTCGCTAGCAGCTATAATCCGTGTTCATGGTTTTACAAAGCAAGCTATGTTTGTGTCTCTTGGTATGAATTTATTCCATATCGTTGGAAACTATCTATTAATCTTTGGAAAGTTCGGATTTCCAGAAATGGGCGTTCAAGGGGCTGCTATCTCAACAGTTGTCAGTCGTTTACTTGCACTAATTGTTTTCTTTTGGTTGCTATATCAAGTAATGGAGTACAAAGTAAAGGTTCAATATTATTTATCTCTATCCAAAGAATATGTAGGGAAAATATTAAAGATTGGACTTCCATCAGCATTTGAACAAGTGATGTACCAAGGTTGTCAAATTGTCTTTTTATATTATGCAACGTACCTTGGTTCAGAATCGTTAGCAGCTAGGCAATACGCTACTAATATTTCAATGTTCATTTACTTGTTTGCTATTGCTATTGGGATTGGAACGTCCATTATCGTAGGTCGATTAGTAGGTGGAAACGAAAAAGATGAAGCCTATACGCGCGTCTGGCACAGCGTAAAGTGGGCTGTCGGCGTTACGCTTGGAATGGTAGTGCTTGTCATTTCGTTTCGAACAAAACTAATGAGTTTATTTACAGATAATGAACAGATCATCACACTAGGAGCTACTGTCTTAATGCTAAGCATTGTCTTGGAAACAGGGCGAACAATGAATATTGTTTTAATCAATTCTCTACGTGCAGCTGGTGATGCTAAATACCCGCTATTTATCGGCTTATTTTCAATGGTACTCATGAGCTTACCACTGGGTTACTTTTTTGTGTTCCATTTAGATATGGGTCTAGCTGGCATTTGGTTAGCGATTGCTGCAGACGAGTGGACGCGAGCGGTAATCATGTTCTTTCGATGGAAAAGCAGAGCGTGGGAAAATCATGCACTTGTTAATCATGAGCAGACAGAGCCTGTTCAAGCATAA
- the pepF gene encoding oligoendopeptidase F, which translates to MTTYRNRKDVPVQETWNLADIYPNIEEWYAQYNLIDQKVSELEDFNGRISKAEELYQFLSLKEEITYEYSKLYVYAFLQHDLDTRVATSQALLDKARHLGQKISSATSFFMPFLLSLDESTLTSYINEVKELAYFEDSLLESYRYKKHVLSKEQEEILSKMGDALGSPRQTFGMINNADIRFGDVTNDSGEKVTLTRGMYSKLIEDKNREKRKEAFQAYYKPYMHLQHTIASTLSSAIKNTKTTSEIRQYPSTLERALFSDNVPKEVYENLIQTTKAHIQPLHDYMDIRKKELGLQELHQYDLSVPLVKNQKLTISYDKAYETMLESLYPLGEEYVNTLKSFKEKRYIDVRETPGKRSGAYNLGLYGVHPFVLLNHQDDLSSLFTLTHEMGHAMHSYYSNQYQPQIKAGYSIFVAEVASTVNEVLLIRYLIDQAKTEEEKKYLVNHFIDQFKGTFFTQVMFAEFEQITHEKAQKQESLNAEVFSDVYGDLMKQYYGPSLVADEETKFGWARIPHFYRPFYVYKYATGFVSAIDIADRLIKKEEGAKEAYLQFLQSGSSDYPLELLKSTNVDLLKPDAITNAMSVFAELVKQLAK; encoded by the coding sequence ATGACAACCTATCGAAATCGAAAAGATGTACCAGTTCAAGAAACGTGGAATTTAGCTGATATTTACCCAAATATAGAGGAATGGTATGCTCAGTATAATCTTATTGATCAAAAGGTTTCAGAGCTAGAAGACTTTAACGGGAGAATCTCAAAGGCTGAAGAGCTGTATCAGTTTCTAAGTTTAAAGGAAGAAATAACCTATGAATATAGCAAGCTATATGTGTATGCGTTTTTACAACATGACTTAGATACACGAGTTGCAACTTCTCAAGCACTTCTAGATAAAGCTAGGCATTTAGGGCAAAAAATAAGCAGCGCCACTTCATTCTTTATGCCGTTTTTATTATCACTAGATGAATCTACGCTTACATCCTACATAAACGAAGTAAAAGAATTAGCTTATTTTGAGGATTCGTTACTTGAGTCGTACAGATACAAAAAGCATGTGTTAAGTAAGGAGCAAGAAGAGATTTTATCGAAAATGGGAGATGCACTAGGCTCTCCTCGTCAAACATTTGGCATGATCAATAATGCTGACATTCGATTTGGTGACGTAACGAATGACTCTGGTGAAAAGGTCACATTAACAAGAGGGATGTATAGCAAATTAATTGAGGATAAAAACAGGGAGAAGAGAAAAGAAGCATTCCAAGCATATTATAAGCCATACATGCATTTACAACATACAATTGCTTCAACGTTAAGCTCAGCAATCAAAAATACGAAAACAACATCTGAAATTAGGCAGTATCCATCTACTTTAGAAAGAGCTCTGTTTTCGGATAACGTTCCAAAAGAGGTATATGAGAACTTAATTCAAACGACAAAAGCACATATTCAGCCGTTGCATGACTATATGGATATTCGAAAAAAAGAGCTTGGCTTACAAGAGCTTCATCAATATGACTTAAGTGTCCCCTTAGTGAAAAACCAAAAGCTAACGATTTCATATGATAAAGCATATGAAACAATGTTGGAGAGCTTGTACCCACTCGGTGAAGAGTATGTTAATACACTAAAGAGCTTTAAAGAAAAACGATATATTGATGTAAGAGAAACACCAGGGAAACGTTCGGGAGCCTATAACTTAGGTTTATACGGCGTTCATCCATTCGTTTTATTGAATCATCAAGATGATTTATCCAGCTTATTTACGCTTACTCATGAAATGGGTCATGCGATGCATAGCTATTATTCAAATCAATATCAGCCACAAATTAAAGCTGGGTACTCAATCTTCGTAGCAGAAGTAGCATCGACTGTTAATGAAGTTCTTTTAATTCGTTATCTCATTGACCAAGCTAAAACAGAAGAAGAGAAAAAGTACTTAGTAAATCATTTTATTGATCAATTTAAAGGGACCTTCTTCACACAAGTAATGTTTGCTGAGTTTGAACAAATTACGCATGAAAAAGCGCAGAAGCAAGAGTCGTTAAATGCTGAAGTATTTAGTGATGTATACGGGGACTTAATGAAACAGTATTATGGGCCAAGTCTTGTAGCAGATGAAGAAACCAAGTTTGGGTGGGCTAGAATTCCTCACTTTTACCGTCCATTTTATGTGTATAAGTATGCGACTGGATTCGTATCAGCCATTGATATTGCAGACCGTCTCATTAAAAAAGAAGAAGGAGCAAAGGAAGCATACCTGCAATTTTTGCAAAGCGGAAGCTCGGATTATCCGCTTGAACTATTAAAGTCTACCAACGTCGATCTTTTAAAACCAGATGCCATTACCAATGCGATGTCCGTCTTTGCCGAGTTAGTTAAGCAATTAGCCAAATAA
- a CDS encoding DedA family protein — protein MGAFLTDLLELLTSFGYIGIALGLMVEIIPSEVVLAYGGYMVTKGTITFWGAVIAGIIGGTIAQWFLYWIGAYGGRPFLQKYGKYLFIREKHLDVSEKWFREYGTGIVFSARFVPVVRHAISIPAGIAKMSFWKFTFLTILAMIPWSMLFIYLGIQLKENWINIEEIATNYTIPFIVFAFVGVVLYFVFKKPAPSQK, from the coding sequence ATGGGAGCGTTTTTAACAGATCTTTTAGAGCTACTAACTAGCTTTGGGTACATCGGTATTGCATTAGGGTTAATGGTTGAAATAATCCCGAGTGAGGTTGTATTAGCTTACGGTGGTTACATGGTAACGAAAGGAACGATTACATTTTGGGGAGCAGTTATTGCTGGAATAATTGGTGGCACGATTGCTCAATGGTTTTTATATTGGATTGGAGCTTATGGTGGACGTCCGTTTTTACAAAAGTATGGAAAGTACTTATTTATTCGTGAAAAGCACCTAGACGTTTCAGAAAAGTGGTTTAGAGAATATGGGACGGGAATTGTATTTAGCGCCCGGTTTGTACCCGTAGTTAGGCATGCTATTTCCATTCCAGCTGGCATTGCAAAAATGTCGTTTTGGAAATTTACGTTCTTAACTATTTTAGCAATGATTCCTTGGTCCATGCTGTTTATCTATTTAGGCATTCAGCTGAAAGAAAACTGGATCAATATTGAAGAAATTGCTACTAACTATACGATTCCTTTTATTGTCTTTGCGTTTGTAGGCGTCGTTTTGTATTTCGTTTTTAAAAAGCCTGCTCCTTCTCAAAAGTAA
- a CDS encoding LysE family translocator: protein MGSFFSYIILGLSLAAPIGPINAAQLDKGIKHGFLHAWFLGIGATLVDALYMMVVYFGSVHLLNSEFMKTLLFSFGCFVLIYTGIEGLVTAKTITETRKTSGESVLKCFASGFLLSLTNPLTILFWLGIYGSVLAKTAATSTVQELMISSCAIFVGILIWDITMAALSSTFRRYLSLKLLTLISIVSGVSLVGFGIYFGIQAYALLT, encoded by the coding sequence TTGGGGTCTTTTTTCAGCTACATAATTTTGGGGCTTTCATTGGCAGCACCAATTGGACCAATTAATGCTGCCCAGCTAGATAAAGGCATTAAGCACGGCTTTTTACACGCTTGGTTCTTAGGTATTGGGGCTACCTTAGTAGATGCTTTATATATGATGGTGGTTTATTTCGGCTCCGTTCACCTATTAAATAGTGAATTTATGAAAACGCTGCTTTTTTCTTTCGGTTGCTTCGTGTTAATTTATACGGGTATTGAAGGTTTAGTAACGGCAAAAACCATCACAGAGACAAGAAAAACAAGCGGAGAGTCCGTATTAAAATGCTTTGCTTCTGGCTTTTTGCTTTCTCTTACTAATCCGTTAACAATTTTGTTCTGGCTAGGTATATACGGGTCTGTATTGGCTAAAACAGCGGCTACATCTACAGTTCAAGAGTTAATGATTTCTAGCTGTGCAATCTTTGTTGGTATCCTGATATGGGATATCACAATGGCTGCTTTATCCAGTACCTTCCGAAGATACTTAAGTTTAAAATTATTAACGCTTATATCGATTGTTTCTGGGGTGTCATTAGTTGGTTTTGGCATATATTTTGGCATTCAGGCTTATGCACTATTAACATAA
- a CDS encoding VOC family protein — translation MITYEAIHHVSIAVTDVEKAKHFYGDVLGLQEIERPNFDFEGAWYKVGNQQIHLIAFPTAQTLRGTTKLSSREGHFALRVADYDKTFRHLTSKGIEILDKRKSKSGFAQIFCADPDGNLIELNVEQSSLKKEN, via the coding sequence ATGATTACATATGAAGCCATACATCATGTAAGCATAGCCGTAACAGATGTTGAAAAAGCTAAACATTTTTATGGAGATGTTTTAGGATTACAGGAGATTGAGCGTCCGAATTTTGATTTTGAAGGAGCTTGGTACAAAGTTGGAAATCAACAAATCCACTTGATTGCTTTTCCTACTGCTCAAACCTTGCGTGGAACAACAAAGCTAAGCAGTCGTGAAGGTCACTTTGCTCTTCGAGTTGCTGATTATGATAAGACGTTTCGTCATTTAACCTCTAAAGGAATCGAGATCCTTGACAAACGAAAGAGTAAAAGCGGCTTTGCCCAAATCTTTTGCGCAGATCCTGATGGGAATTTAATTGAGCTAAACGTTGAGCAGTCTTCATTAAAAAAAGAGAACTAA